The DNA sequence TGAAAGTACACATGCTTGGATAGATGACTATGTATATGATGAGATTAACGAGGTATATGTTCCAACTCAACTCGATCAATCATGCTAAGCACGTTCACCCAGACATTATGAACCATCAATATCAGAGTTTGATCCAAATTTACAAGTTCCCCTGGAAAATGTTGTTCAAAGAAAGCGAACTAGAAATGAATATGAAGGGAATACTCGTTCATTTGATCAGAATGCCACTCGAGTTGATCTTCTAGAAAAACATTCACATGGTTTGAACTCGATTGGAAAAAGTGCAACTGAAATTCGGGGTATGTATAACCTAatggagaaaagagaaaaggcaATTAgtgaaaaggagaaaaagaatgatatttggaatgCTATTAAGGAACTCCAAATTTAGATAATCATGGTCGCTATAAAGCACTTGCTTTGATTCAGAAAATGGGAGTCGAAGATGCATTCTTGAAGATGTTACCTGAAGAGCACTCAGAATGGATATCATTTAATATGGAATGAGTGTTAAAACATATATGTGGCTATGactattttatgaaataggtttttagttttgatatatttttctctctagTTCGTTTAAGTGAATTTTTTCATTTGCTTTATTGTTCAATTTGTACtgaattgaatttttcattaaagaggtttttttttttttcgccatcctgatattattattatttattacgtttcatattttctaataatatttgatgTTATGTTTTAGATTAAGAGAGAAAATGGAAGGAGAAGAACTGGGAGAAAGAGATacacaagaagatgaagaattttatgaaaccattaaattaatattgttggaAATTCAAGCAATACTTGAGGTATTAGATGCACTAATGATTAGCATATGTGATGAATATATCGAACGTCCACTGGCTCGACGATCAATCACTCTTAAGAGGTataattatattcataaaatattgaaagaaGATCCTTAACATTTTCGGCAACTATATAGGATGTATCCTAATGTGTTTTTGAAGTTATGTAATATTATTAGagaaaaaacatatttacaGGATACAAGATTCATTTGCATTGAAGAAATGCTTGTAACATTTTTACTTATTATAGGTCAAAATTCTTGGAATCGTATGACTCGTGAAACGTTTAGTCGATCACATTTCACAATGAGCAAAAACTTCAACAAAGTTTTGAGGGCTTTGAACACAATAGCACCAGATATGATGGTTAAACCAAAATCTACAGTGCCAAGTGAAATAAGAGAACATACAAGATTTTATCCTTGCTTCAAGGTAAGTAATGAATGTTttacccatttatttttttagtaataataataattattattattgttatagttttgttattactagtgttgtaattattatttaaaacaccttatgttttatattagttataaaatttattatttcttttaggatTGTCTTGGAGCTATTGATGGCACACATATACCAGCAACAGTAAAGGGTCGTGATGTAAGTAGCTATTGTAATCGCCatgaaaaaatttcacaaaatgtaTTAGCAGCTTGTAACTTTGATTTGGAGTTCATCTCTATGCTTAGTGGATGGGAGGTTTTGGCTCATGATTCAAAATTACTACATGATGCTTTATCAAGGAGGAATGGACTTAAAGTGCCACaaggtatatattatttttgttatatatatttttcaatatgtactaatttttacaaaaataatatttatgaattaataattaatatcttatatttttaggtAAATATTTTCGGGTGGATTGTGGATTTCCAAATCATCGACAAGTTTTAGCTCCATTTCAAAGGGTTCGATACCATTTGCAAGATTTTTTTGGTCCAGATCGTCATTTCGAAACTGCAGCTGAATTGTTCAATCTCTATCACTCTTCTTTAAGAAATGTAATTGAGAGGATATTTAGTatattcaaatccaaattcACAATTTTTAAGTCTGCACTTCCATTTCCATTTAAGACATAAGCAAAGCTAGTTTTAGCTTGTGCAGGATTgcataattttcttcacaagGAATGTCGCTCTGATGAGTTTCCTATAGAGCCAAATGATGAATCTCCATCATCGTTATTAACACAAGAaactgaagaaaataattttgaacagcTGTTTGAAAATCAAGAATAACAACGAGAGAATGCTAATGAATGGAGAACTACAATGACTTCAAATATGTGGATGGATGCCCAAAATGCAATAAATCAAAGTAATGaacaatgagttttttttttataaaaaaaataaaattttgcatataataataataataataataataataataataataatatagatgaTATAAgactatttgatatatttatctaattttattttaatttatcttgacaatgttttttttttaaatattttaaggataatattattaaagtttaatattcatatatatgttgtttgcctatttgttaatatttgttaatttgttcgATATCATAAATGTTCAATCATGCTAATggtatgataaaataatataaaaaaaaactatgcttataatatagaataaatgatattattcaccaaaatagtaaaataaattatataaaaatatttaaaatcattagaatTCCATCAAAATCTATTAAAGTCTACAATATAAGTCTcataaaatccattaaactccatatataattatgataaaatccATATGAAGTTTATTAAATTCTAAACAAATCCATGAATTCTATCAtacattttaacttttttaaaattcattaaatttttaattgaatacaccccctaagatattattaatttttagtggTAGCTATCCCctttttttgcttattttggTTAGCCCTGGCCTCAAATCCTTCATGATTTTCCTCCCTTTTattccttctttttatttttatttttttttattttttgttttttaacttcAACTCTGTTTTTTTAATATCCGCTCTGTTTTTCTGATTTTGGTTTATCATGTCATTGAAATTGTTGTCAAGTTTAGTTTgctctttatttcttttattaattactttTCAAGCAAGTatttagccaaaaaaacaaGCCTCTAAGCGATGAGTCATCATGGTATTTGGGTTATCTCAACAAATGCTatgttatgattttatttatttatttatttttttcaacaatgctttgttttgataatttatgtaattattttttttctgcttcGGTTTTAACCGTTGGTCATCTTATGCAATGTGAAGTAATTGAATACTCTATATTAATGATTATGTGAAATCAAAGtatttatagaaataataaaaacttaTCTGTAGAAATATGGATTAATCTAGATTGATACATTTCTTGGCAAAGCTGAGCACATGGACAACTCCGAAGTTGTTGGTGCCCAATGCAGCATCATATCTGCAAagagtttgattttttatactATAGTTTCATTTAatctttgataaatatttaaactgcaatatatatatatatatataatcagaagATCGTGTATGATTGAGGTGATTCACTTGATATTataaataagttatatatatatatattaccttcCATCAAAGCTGGTGGTGGCTGCGGAATTAATTATTATGTCTGTTTCTTTCCATAACATTTCCTTCAATTGGGCATCTTTCACTTCCAGGTTTTCACAAGAAACATCTCCTGGTATAGCAGCCACTTTTTCCGATATAAAGTGATTAAAATTTGCATCCCATTTCTGACTTAGAACTCTGAATAGCTCCTTTGCTAAGACCTTTTCCACATGTAAAAAGcgtaaaaatcaatatatatatatatataaaaaaaaaaaaaaacaatgtcaTGATAAATGTGTActttatatgaattttgatgaaCCTTGTTGGCCATCAGTATGGATGGACAGCTAAACATTTAATTAAACTAAGAAGCGTTTGACAAATTGTTTACTTTTGAAGAGAAGGTGAAAAATAATGCGCAGCCTATTTGGACAGTTGGATTGGGCCGGGTCTGGGTATCTAGTACTAATCACAGACAAGGTAAGGAGCTCATGGGGATGAGGTAAGAACCCCCACACCAAATTGAAAAATAGCCCAAAAcaagtttttgttgtttttgttttttaaaaattgttttaaaaaacacGTGGCCGAACTCACAATGCATATTTTAGAacaattttctgtttttgaaaacagaaaataattattttttgttagtaaAATAAGGATTCTATTGCATAATATTAATtcttatttctataaatatataaacagtaaaacacataaaacaacatatcatatatatatatatagcaattgAGAGATAATTGAAAAATTAGTATGGATcgaaacaaatattatttggttttagGATAATTTTCACACCGAATTGATGCTGAGGGCCAATGTCTCCAAAGCTACAGCAGTACTATAGATCCTCAAAAATGACAAACAAATTTTATTCACACTTTCTCTTCATGCAAATAAATGGATGTGAATGAAACAATTTCCTATTTTTCTCTTCTGATTATTGCTTAACTGTAGAAAATCAATCATATTAATAGATAAAGTTTGCATTTATTGGCAGAGACTGACCCACGTTGGGTCCGTGAGGCACGTGCCCCTTCaggttttttacttttttaatttttattatatatatatttatctatttacttttttaacCTCAGACGTATGTAAATGTGCCCCCCCTTACCCCTCCTTCCTTCTATCTCCCACCCATTTACCATTCCTTCCATTTAGTGCTCCTTTCttcaccatcccaaaaccacgTGTATTTTCAGGTTTTgagtttttcattttattttccatttgtcttttgttttattcatatatatttttctttttctaacttatttatatacattttttttcatatttattatatgatgataactatttaatatagttatagtatttagttatataatatttcaaCAATATAATAGCTATTTGATCAAGattctattatatattataataggatgtaattatttaataacaaaatttttataatataattcttaTTTCAATCTTGTGTTAATTTGGAGaaacaaatttgtattttttgttttaattacacatttttgctgttaaaagtttttttccccctacttttcaatttctttaattgttGAAATCCTAAGAaaaccaaatttttatttatttttttatttttcctcaaggagtttatatatatatatatatatatttgcaatcaATTTCTTGCGTAATGTGAAAGtgtttaaatcatatttttcttaaaaagaaatTGGACTTTTAGTGAATGTTCTAATTAGTAAGAATAACCATAGTAAAACaaatattgcattttttttatatgtttatatgtctAATCATAGATTAAAAATAGTCAAATGGCAATATATCATCGTGCtctctggaaaaaaaaattttgggtcTTCCATTGCCTATTGATGAAGAAATACAACACTTTACTGTTTctaactttaaataaataacccAATTAATTGACAACCGaattattagttaaaaataaaaatttctattcatataaaattcttaaaattttcaacagaaagtttatatatatatatatatatgtatgtatatttaatttcatatcaAATCCTTTGTTAACAACATTAGAATTATACtttgaattaatatttaaaaattttaataatcaattagtactcaaatatatatttaataatattcaaactttatttggaaaactattaatatatttttctaatttcaaCCAGTTAAGTGATTTAACTActgataaagaaaattttaataataaatcattaaatagATCTAATGtgaaattgattatatatatatatatgaatgtatatatatatatatatatatatatatgaatgtatatatgtttgtaaCCTCAGTATGCATCCGATGGGAGGCTGACTCGCTATCAGTGGCTCTAATTAGTAGATTAAGCTTCTTAACATGGGGCTGAATCCGCAGTATTTTCTCCACCAACActgcaaatatatattataaaaaagaaaaaggaagagaaaaaacttattatttaaagtCTTCCAACAATTCAAACAAACAGTGAAGAAAGCTATATAAAATGGGAGTTTTGAGGATTTACTCTTTCGAAGAAAGCCTGTGGCCCCAGTGACCCAAATGGtcttattttttagaaattgaACTATGCTTTCCAACTCCATAGAAGAAAGAACCGAAAATTGTTGcagattttaattaatataaaaaatcttgACATACAGAGAAAGAATGCTTTAGATCTCGTAGCAGatctatttcttttatatttccgCCAAGACAGAGATACCCATTGGGCAAATGTAGGAgtttatgtgtgtatatatatatatatatatgtaaggggctggctattaccaaaaaaatatacatataagggGCTGAAGGACCATTCAGCGGCTGctcaagaaaataataatactaataataataaatgaaaaagtaaataaaaaaaaaaatccatgagTTCCTTGAATAAAATATTGGCCATGAGTATTTCGTTCCCTCAAAATAAAACGTTTGGCCATGGGCATTTTtcccttaataaaaaaattgaccaTGAGTATTTCGTTccctaaaaataaaacatttggCCATGGGCATTTCTTTCCCTTAATAAAACATTTGACCATGAGTATTTCGttccctaaaaataaaaaaattggccACGAGTATTCGATAATACTTAagcattttcaaataaaatcttGTTTTAATTTCTACATTTTTTGATCATCattattgactttttgtttttttttttattttaactaatcAAGTAAATGAGATtgattcaattaataaattatttttatttatatttgaaaatcatgtgtTGAGACAATAGAATAgaggaaattattataaataatttacttGATTATAGTTGCTGTTGTACCACATAAATATTGTCcactaaaaattttaataatcattacaaattttttttttatataaatatagatataagtTCATTTAGAACAATTAGATGATAATAACCACTCGTGATATCTTTTAGATTTTTGAGTTCAAAACTTTGTGCTAAAATTCCCAtttctcaatttatcaaaatatatccaAAAATATCATGGTGCTCTTTTTGTTAGTGGATGTAGACATGTACGGattatattaaacaatataataatactagagcAATCAATTATTCTACTAAAATAATGggataaaatatcattttatataagtcaataaataatacaataaaatatatcacttagaaaaattttgataaattaattgataCCTTTAGCATTATTCTtaacaattaagaaaaaaattatgttttaaaacaattatatatatatgtacacagaTATAAATTTAAGATAAACAAAACAGAGTTTACTCATGTACACAAAACACAGTTTATATATGTAGATAGTAGTTTAACGAATTAGCAGGGTAGGTGTGGACAATAACCAAAATGTAAGACAAAAATAAGACAATGcaaattaattgttttcttaCATGCATTCTACATAGATTCAAGTTCATGATCATTGTTTGAGAAACACACggtatatatatggatttgagATATTTGAATACATCAGTAATAGATAGACAAGAACTAATTGTTATTTAATGACATATTTTACAAGGCCAGGAAAATGAGTATTGATCATGTAGTCTTCCCAGTCAATGCACTTTGGATCAAAATTCAACGTTTCCATTTCCTTGCCACTGATCTCCCTCAGTTTTTGTCGTAGATTCTCTGAGTTACTGTCatcaaaactaaaattgaaaacgTATTCATGTTGTTAACGGTTTTAACTAGTGGCAAAGATCTATTTTGaggaaaatttcacaaaacagtCTCATCAATCtatttttcacccaaaaaaggTCTCATCAAtctatttaatttacaatttatccTCATCTCTTACATTTCAATTATTAATCCTTTCtatggctctctctctctctctaaaaagaaccattcatatatatatatatatatatagtctttacTTCTATCATCCTTTCTATAGTCTTTCTATAGTCCTATAATGTTATCAATTTAACTATTGGTCAACCATGACATTTTGCAAATGTCATTTTGTCCCTTCATCAATGgaacaataaatttaacataagcataaaaattaaactttgttagaaaaagataaattttcattaaatttgtcaaattaattactcttaaaaattttatcaaacaatttttatgattaaaatagtGGCAGAtttgtcaaaatatttatattagtaGTTGGTTATTAAATTAAAGCAAAGTCCAAATGTGAGGAAGATaaactgtaatttttttttaatagcataTATACAAagtgttaaataaaattatttttaaaaagacaaattttaaaattagtttatttatattttttgataaaacaataaaagagaGATATGTACTTACATCCCATTGAATAGCGCATAGGGTTTGTAGAGCTGTATCAAACGCATCATTAATTTGAGTTTCCGATTATTGTCGGTGTGCACATCAGGAAAATGGTGGCAAGATGCTATGTTCCCCAATTTTAGTATCTGTGTATTGAAttaataattaggaaaatagaACATAGAACAATAATAACCCCTATTtgatttcaagcaaaaaaaaataataataataataaccccTATTTGTTATGTagcaaaagaataaaacaaaaaataaaattatagctgtaaattaaaaaaaaaaaaaaaaggacccaaCAGGCCAACATCATCATACAAGCAAGAATTGCAAATTCATTCACCTGTCTTAAATGAAAAAATCAATATTgaggcaagaaaaaaaaaaaaaaaaagtttgacacAAACCTTTAAAGGTAGTTTGAAACGGATGACCATGTAGGCCTGGAAAACAGCCACATTGCTAAAAAATATACAGTTTCCAACTTTGATTAGCTTTCCCTTCTTGTTTGTCAATGGATTTTTGGTGAAGTATTGCAAGCTAAAATTTCGAATATTAGACATTCTTATAGGATTTCTCATGGACGATCCAATATGATATATGATCTCACAACATTGATTTGCATGCCTTGCCATCGCCACAATTATAGAATTCACCACCATGTCACCTGGAatctgtatatatttatttatttcccaatttaacatatataatgaaaataattaaataatattataaataaacagGTCCgccctttcaaaaaaaaaaaaaaaaaaacaggtaaTGGACTAAATTCCCCCCTAGTATAATATTGGCATCTACCCCCCATAACGTGCTCTACTGCTAGTATGCGGCCATATCGTAGTTAGACTAGCCCATAACGTAGGCCCTTGACACTAGCCCGGTATAGATAATTTAACATATGTCTGGGTCGCGCCCAAAATTGAGCCCACAATGTGAGATACTAAATAAAACAAGcgtgctttatttatttattattattactattattattttttttttttaactgagaAGCAATTCAACATATTAAACAAGCTatatacatgattttttttttttgagcagAACTACATACATGATTACTGTTGCACTAACCATggtataaaatttttttcacagtattatatacaatatacatatatattatttttttatggtacatatttaactttcaaatgcatctaaaaatggtaatttttaaAACTGTCTTCTTTTATGTGTATCAGTAagttaaaagtttatatatattcacattgtaatatatatatggctttaatcatatttttattttataaaattaagatatatTATCAATCATGATAAAttgatcattttcattttaatctaattttttaacattatattataattttataaaatcaaaatactctaattctatatagatatatatatatatatgtatgtatgtatacattatcaatcaattataataaattgatcattttcatttcaatataattttttaacattatattctaattttataaaataaaatactctaactgaataattattctttttatacatatgtatatgctTTACGTAAACTCATTATATccaaactttataaaattaaaatacactaattgaataattattctttttatatatatgtatatgcttcACGTAAACTCACATGCATATGAAGTAGACTTCGTAGAATTAAAGTTTGCAGTTTATTAACGTACTCACCAGATCTGCTATTGACATGGGATTAGCGAGGAAGCATTTAACCTTCCCTTTACCATGGCCAACTACTATACTATCAATGGTTCTGTATACCCACAAAAAGTAAACTATCAGATTTTGCTGAACAAAATTGTTCAGAAGTTCGTATAATATATATCCaatctaattaataatttatttgaacttagtttttctttttagctCTTACGATATATGTTTCTTCTCGAACGGTCAAACCGTggagttattattttttcaaacaataatttaaatttaaattccatatactttcaaatatcataaaataaataaataatatccaatATATGATATCTAGATATATAATAATGCAGTCATTTCACATTACCTGAAACCTTCCATCCAACCAGGAAAAGGTTCTTTGTAAGTGCTTGTAACAACAGTTGGACGAATGATGATTAGTGGCAAATTTTCTTTGGAGACCTTAACACATAATTCCCCCATTGCCTTGGTAAACACATATGTATTTGGCCATCCAAACAATTTCGCCCTTATtttgcaaaacaaaaataaaataaaaatctaattttaaatGAGAGAGATATTTCTATGAATTTACACAACTTGGTTTTTAACATTTATTGGCATTAATTCAGAGAAGTGCATGGAAATAAGAAACATATTATCAATTTGATGCACAATATTAACACCCACAACAAAATGTTTGATGTGTACAAAATGGGATAAGGTACCTTTTGATGCCAAATTCTTTCATGATAGTTGTAATTGTATCTTCTGAAGCATTTTGGTTTCGTAATTCCTGCAATTTCTCTGCCACCAATTTCTGTTCTTCCTTGATATCCAATTTAGAGGTTGACTTAATGGTTTTGCCCGTGCAAAAAATTGTATCCTCTTGTATGACCCCGTCCCTTTCCCCGCACACATAAGCTGAAAACACCATTATCATGGAGGAagctttgaaaaaaacaaaggatTTGTACATATTTAGGAatacaacatatataaaaagtgCATCTCTTTATTCACAGTACtttttatcacaaaataaaatcttGCGTGCCCAAAGCTTAACTATTTGAAGATGCAccgttattatatttatattatattaatatttttttcttttatgtagaCCCAGCATATTTGGGCTTAAATATTGGTTCTTAAATAATCTCAAGGCCCCTTTTTTTAGGTCTATGGGTCATGATTGTGTTTTAGTTAACAGGCCTAGAGCATAAATATGTTTCGCTTCGATCTGTCACTTCCTATAGATTTATAATTATGCTcagcaatatatatttatatttatattcagtTTCTCATTTGGGATGCCTAAGTTAGATCGAAGATGCGTAAATTTAGAACCATATGAAAAGATAATATTaactttgaatatatatatatatatatatatatattcaaaataatattttcttcattgttgTTTTGAATCGTTGCTTGCCATTAGCCTGCGTTTAAAACCCATTTGGATAGATAGTCTGGACTATTTGAAATTCtatccaataaaaaattttcaaatttaaaacagTCTAATTTAATGAGGCTACCTAGTTTCCCAATGGTCATCTATGCCAATCCATAAATTCTGAGTTCAAAATTTGATGATATTATGACccagtttatatataaaaagaagttTAGTTCAATATGATAGACCAATTATACATTTTATAATAAGTCTTAAGAAGAGATCAAGTACATATATTTATCGTAATAGTTTATTTTGGGGTAAATATCTTTGTAGCCTCCtctatattgttatttttttaatactacatttttattatgaaaaatatcattACAACTTTTTTACatcttatatttgtttttatagcacatttttaaaaattcttagcaataaaattagaattttacctatttacttttatttgaccatttttttttaacttccatagtttatcttcctttttaaaaaataaaaataaaataaaattctgacTACCTTTTTAAAATCTCTTCtccaatttatccaaaaaaaaaaatggtttcaagttatttatatataactatgATTATCTCAAATACAGCTTCAAAAATTAAGCTCATTGAcattaaattcatttaaaactattattgtaaatgataaaaaaaaatatatatttcttttttcttttaaaaaaaaaacaagttactgttattatttttttttaatagctaaAAGTCATTATGagtgattaaattatttttttaattttaaaaaatttatttaatgagGGTAAACAAAATCTCACTctattgccaaaagtttaaaaatGAGGTGCTATATTGAAATACAAGTGAAATATGGGGAAGCTGTACTGGTATTTTTTAgggataattatataaatttacattgtagttttaagttttttcacatttatccttatgttttgatttttttattatatctaaaattaaaaagtgaaaAGACAATAATGTCAATCGAGTTAAAATACAAGATTTATCAAAACAAACTCCATTAGATTCATAAAACTTTTTACCCAACATTGACTATTGCCTTAGATTTATCTATCTCACGTTAAAATCTACTGCAACACATGATCCAATCCAAAtctcttttttcccttcttcttcccaatcAATCATAGATTTCAATATAGGACCTATTTAGAAACCCaacaattatttttgttttttgaaaatttaagatTGTATTCTTGTAATCTTCttgttaatgtttttattatattattttcttttattaaaacattttctttcttgttaGTGCTTTAAAAGAAGAATTTCATTTA is a window from the Ziziphus jujuba cultivar Dongzao chromosome 11, ASM3175591v1 genome containing:
- the LOC107432639 gene encoding fatty acyl-CoA reductase 3 gives rise to the protein MELESVLQFLENKAILITGATGFLGKMLVEKVLRVQPNVKKLYLLIRASDNDFAYQRMHTEIIGKELFRVLRERWDTEFESFVSEKMAAVSGDISFENLGLDANDEEKLWKEIDIIINSAATTRFDGRYDVALDINTLGVLHVLGFAKKCTKLRMLVHISTAYVCGERDGVIQEDTIFCTGKTIKSTSKLDIKEEQKLVAEKLQELRNQNASEDTITTIMKEFGIKRAKLFGWPNTYVFTKAMGELCVKVSKENLPLIIIRPTVVTSTYKEPFPGWMEGFRTIDSIVVGHGKGKVKCFLANPMSIADLIPGDMVVNSIIVAMARHANQCCEIIYHIGSSMRNPIRMSNIRNFSLQYFTKNPLTNKKGKLIKVGNCIFFSNVAVFQAYMVIRFKLPLKILKLGNIASCHHFPDVHTDNNRKLKLMMRLIQLYKPYALFNGIFDDSNSENLRQKLREISGKEMETLNFDPKCIDWEDYMINTHFPGLVKYVIK